A single window of Kitasatospora sp. HUAS MG31 DNA harbors:
- a CDS encoding penicillin acylase family protein: MPRSKKFRRARLIVLVLAVLLLAGAAGGGYLAVDTVRSSFPEVTGTVKVPGMTGPVEVKRDAKGIPQLYADTDADLFRAQGYVHAQDRFWEMDVRRHITAGRLSEMFGDGQVETDAFLRTMGWRQVAQEEYDTKLAEDTKKNLQAYAEGVNAWLAEHPGGAGASLEYALLGAVNGDYTPEQWTPVDSVAWLKAMAWNLSGNLQEEIDRSLLAQDFGTDKVAQLYPDYPYDRNGTIVKTGTVGADGVYKPADSPAAPATPAAGQPAAGQARAATDGLLQDIAGKMAAMPQLLGRQGQGIGSNSWVVSGSHTTTNKPLLANDPHLGPGMPSTWYQMGLHCRAVSKTCGYDTAGFTFSGMPGVVIGHNKDIAWGFTNLGADVTDLYLEKVTGPDTYQVDGKDVKFQTRKETIKVAGGSDRTITVRSTGHGPLISDQSAEQRDVGKYAPAGTTAPDRAGGYGVALQWTALMPARTMDAVFKIDRAVGWDEFRAAAEDFAVPAQNLLYADTKNNIGYQAPGMIPQRIKGDGTYPAPGWDSSYGWKKDFLPFKSLPYSLNPPSGYIVTANQAVVDPNYKSLITKDWEYGTRAKQITDLIDGRLRNGGRISPDDMQSIQLDNTSVMADTLVPLLLKVQIDDPYVREAQDLLRDWNHHQDADSAAAAYYNGVWRQLLILAFGQKFPAGIRPEGDCLLVRQKRDSTLPDDDLNGTPPAVTECGTRAPGSAQPDGGDRWTEVVRQQLTQPDSTWWDYIDTNHVPQHGLDGLLAEAMKNARQDLTARLGKDIKTWSWGRLHTLTLAEQTLGSDDSSIASGVVRRLLNRGPYRLAGGTATVNAAGWNAAAGFAVDWIPSMRMVVDLSDFDASRWINVGGASGHAFHPHYNDQTELWATGKLLPWAYSADAVATATKDTLTITAG; encoded by the coding sequence ATGCCCCGCTCGAAGAAGTTCCGGCGCGCTCGTCTGATCGTGCTCGTGCTGGCCGTGCTGTTGCTGGCCGGCGCCGCGGGCGGCGGGTACCTCGCGGTCGACACCGTCCGCTCCTCCTTCCCCGAGGTGACCGGCACCGTGAAGGTGCCCGGGATGACCGGCCCGGTGGAGGTGAAGCGGGACGCCAAGGGCATCCCGCAGCTGTACGCCGACACCGACGCCGACCTCTTCCGGGCCCAGGGCTACGTGCACGCCCAGGACCGCTTCTGGGAGATGGACGTCCGCCGCCACATCACCGCCGGCCGGCTCTCCGAGATGTTCGGCGACGGCCAGGTGGAGACCGACGCCTTCCTGCGCACCATGGGCTGGCGGCAGGTGGCGCAGGAGGAGTACGACACCAAGCTCGCCGAGGACACCAAGAAGAACCTGCAGGCCTACGCGGAGGGTGTGAACGCCTGGCTGGCCGAGCACCCCGGCGGGGCCGGCGCCTCGCTGGAGTACGCGCTGCTCGGCGCGGTGAACGGCGACTACACGCCCGAGCAGTGGACCCCGGTGGACTCGGTGGCCTGGCTCAAGGCGATGGCCTGGAACCTCTCCGGCAACCTGCAGGAGGAGATCGACCGCTCCCTGCTGGCCCAGGACTTCGGCACCGACAAGGTCGCCCAGCTCTACCCGGACTACCCGTACGACCGCAACGGCACCATCGTGAAGACCGGCACGGTCGGCGCGGACGGCGTCTACAAGCCGGCCGACTCCCCGGCCGCCCCCGCCACCCCGGCCGCCGGGCAGCCCGCGGCCGGCCAGGCCCGTGCCGCGACCGACGGGCTGCTGCAGGACATCGCCGGCAAGATGGCCGCGATGCCGCAGCTGCTCGGCCGGCAGGGCCAGGGCATCGGCTCCAACTCCTGGGTCGTCTCCGGCAGCCACACCACCACCAACAAGCCGCTGCTGGCCAACGACCCGCACCTCGGCCCGGGCATGCCCTCGACCTGGTACCAGATGGGCCTGCACTGCCGCGCGGTCTCCAAGACCTGCGGCTACGACACCGCCGGCTTCACCTTCTCCGGCATGCCCGGCGTGGTCATCGGCCACAACAAGGACATCGCCTGGGGCTTCACCAACCTGGGCGCCGACGTCACCGACCTCTACCTGGAGAAGGTCACCGGACCGGACACCTACCAGGTGGACGGCAAGGACGTGAAGTTCCAGACCCGCAAGGAGACCATCAAGGTCGCCGGCGGCAGCGACCGCACCATCACGGTCCGCAGCACCGGCCACGGCCCGCTGATCTCCGACCAGAGCGCCGAGCAGCGGGACGTCGGCAAGTACGCCCCGGCCGGCACCACCGCCCCGGACCGGGCCGGCGGCTACGGCGTCGCCCTGCAGTGGACGGCCCTGATGCCGGCCCGCACCATGGACGCCGTCTTCAAGATCGACCGGGCCGTCGGCTGGGACGAGTTCCGCGCCGCCGCCGAGGACTTCGCCGTCCCCGCCCAGAACCTGCTGTACGCCGACACCAAGAACAACATCGGCTACCAGGCGCCCGGCATGATCCCGCAGCGGATCAAGGGCGACGGCACCTACCCGGCCCCCGGCTGGGACTCCTCCTACGGCTGGAAGAAGGACTTCCTGCCCTTCAAGTCCCTGCCGTACAGCCTCAACCCGCCCAGCGGCTACATCGTGACCGCCAACCAGGCCGTGGTGGACCCGAACTACAAGTCCCTGATCACCAAGGACTGGGAGTACGGCACCCGGGCCAAGCAGATCACCGACCTGATCGACGGCCGGCTCAGGAACGGCGGCCGGATCTCCCCGGACGACATGCAGTCCATCCAGCTGGACAACACCAGCGTGATGGCCGACACCCTGGTCCCGCTGCTGCTCAAGGTGCAGATCGACGACCCGTACGTGCGCGAGGCCCAGGACCTGCTGCGGGACTGGAACCACCACCAGGACGCCGACTCGGCCGCCGCCGCGTACTACAACGGGGTCTGGCGCCAGCTGCTGATCCTCGCCTTCGGCCAGAAGTTCCCGGCCGGGATCCGCCCCGAGGGCGACTGCCTGCTGGTCCGCCAGAAGCGCGACTCCACGCTGCCCGACGACGACCTCAACGGCACCCCGCCGGCCGTCACCGAGTGCGGCACCCGCGCCCCCGGCTCCGCCCAGCCCGACGGCGGCGACCGCTGGACCGAGGTGGTCCGCCAGCAGCTCACCCAGCCCGACAGCACGTGGTGGGACTACATCGACACCAACCACGTGCCGCAGCACGGCCTGGACGGCCTGCTCGCCGAGGCGATGAAGAACGCCCGCCAGGACCTCACCGCCCGGCTCGGCAAGGACATCAAGACCTGGAGCTGGGGCCGCCTGCACACCCTGACGCTGGCGGAGCAGACGCTCGGCAGCGACGACTCCTCGATCGCCTCCGGGGTGGTCCGCAGGCTGCTCAACCGCGGTCCCTACCGCCTCGCCGGCGGCACCGCCACGGTCAACGCCGCCGGGTGGAACGCGGCCGCGGGCTTCGCGGTGGACTGGATCCCCTCGATGCGGATGGTCGTCGACCTGAGCGACTTCGACGCCTCCCGGTGGATCAACGTCGGCGGCGCCTCCGGCCACGCCTTCCACCCGCACTACAACGACCAGACCGAGCTGTGGGCCACGGGCAAGCTGCTGCCCTGGGCGTACAGCGCCGACGCGGTCGCCACGGCCACCAAGGACACCCTGACGATCACCGCGGGCTGA
- a CDS encoding 5-formyltetrahydrofolate cyclo-ligase, giving the protein MTTDPLHNDKAGLRSRLLTERRALAAGAREVAAAALALHALELAEPAGVVAAYVSVGAEPGTGPLLDALLDRGVRVLLPVLLPDNDLDWAEYTGADQLEAAARGLREPTGPRLGPQAVTGVGLVLLPGLAVDRRGVRLGRGGGSYDRVLARLAAARAEPFLATLLYDHELLGEVPAEPHDLPVHAVVTPSGVVRFPAGGGR; this is encoded by the coding sequence TTGACTACCGATCCATTGCACAACGACAAGGCCGGACTGAGGTCACGCCTGCTGACGGAGCGCCGTGCCCTGGCGGCGGGCGCGCGGGAGGTGGCCGCCGCGGCGCTGGCCCTGCACGCGCTGGAGCTGGCCGAGCCGGCGGGGGTGGTGGCGGCCTATGTGTCGGTGGGCGCGGAGCCGGGCACCGGTCCGCTGCTGGACGCCCTGCTGGACCGCGGCGTGCGGGTGCTGCTGCCGGTGCTGCTGCCCGACAACGACCTGGACTGGGCCGAGTACACCGGTGCCGACCAGCTGGAGGCCGCCGCCCGGGGGCTGCGGGAGCCGACCGGTCCGCGGCTGGGGCCCCAGGCGGTCACCGGAGTCGGCCTGGTGCTGCTGCCGGGGCTGGCGGTGGACCGCCGGGGGGTGCGGCTGGGCCGCGGCGGGGGCAGCTACGACCGGGTGCTGGCCCGGCTGGCGGCGGCCCGGGCCGAGCCCTTCCTGGCCACCCTGCTCTACGACCACGAGCTGCTCGGCGAGGTGCCGGCCGAGCCGCACGACCTGCCGGTGCACGCGGTGGTCACCCCGTCGGGGGTGGTGCGCTTCCCGGCCGGGGGCGGCCGCTGA
- a CDS encoding GGDEF domain-containing protein, whose amino-acid sequence MSTPLLLQALAGLGAPALAAVGWYGRRLRRTAAEAAGREEGLRERIAELEQECADLQRTASCDPLTGVWNYRHLQLTLDREIERARRAEAASAEPRPLSLLMMEIAGFEAVVAEHGRARAGAVLRDLAQRLSVEIRRSDTLGRYGGEEFLVLLPDTGAEGAVQVAERLCWTVRRHQLLDWSAAGPAKRRSAAGNGLTAAIGLAVLPRDGGHTALLLRAADGALAEARRAGGDCWRAAPGRPGPLADGGAEAGGEAAGITGNVSACAEPTRIASTGTTRAAGPGARHGVNR is encoded by the coding sequence ATGTCCACCCCGCTCCTGCTCCAGGCCCTCGCGGGCCTCGGCGCCCCGGCGCTGGCCGCCGTCGGGTGGTACGGGCGGCGCCTGCGCCGCACCGCCGCCGAGGCCGCCGGGCGCGAGGAGGGGCTCCGCGAGCGGATCGCCGAGCTGGAGCAGGAGTGCGCCGACCTCCAGCGCACCGCCTCCTGCGACCCGCTCACCGGGGTGTGGAACTACCGCCACCTCCAGCTCACGCTGGACCGCGAGATCGAGCGCGCCCGCCGGGCCGAGGCCGCCTCGGCCGAACCCCGCCCGCTCTCCCTGCTGATGATGGAGATCGCCGGATTCGAGGCGGTGGTCGCCGAGCACGGCCGGGCCCGCGCCGGCGCGGTGCTGCGCGACCTCGCCCAGCGGCTCAGCGTGGAGATCCGCCGCTCCGACACCCTCGGTCGGTACGGCGGCGAGGAGTTCCTGGTGCTGCTGCCCGACACCGGCGCGGAGGGCGCCGTCCAGGTCGCCGAGCGGCTCTGCTGGACGGTCCGCCGCCACCAGCTGCTCGACTGGTCCGCCGCCGGGCCCGCCAAGCGCCGCTCCGCGGCGGGCAACGGGCTGACCGCCGCGATCGGCCTCGCCGTCCTGCCCCGGGACGGCGGCCACACCGCCCTGCTGCTGCGGGCCGCCGACGGCGCCCTGGCCGAGGCACGCCGGGCCGGCGGCGACTGCTGGCGGGCCGCCCCCGGCAGGCCAGGACCGCTCGCCGACGGCGGAGCCGAGGCCGGGGGTGAGGCCGCCGGAATCACCGGTAATGTATCCGCTTGTGCCGAGCCGACCCGTATCGCGTCGACCGGTACCACCCGAGCTGCCGGTCCGGGGGCGCGGCACGGGGTCAACCGCTGA
- the galU gene encoding UTP--glucose-1-phosphate uridylyltransferase GalU has translation MTNTNARKPVTKAVVPAAGLGTRFLPATKATPKEMLPVVDKPAIQYVVEEAAAAGLSDILMVTGRNKRALEDHFDRAYELEELLTRKGDHDRLRRVQESVQLANMHYVRQGDPKGLGHAVSVAEQHVAGQPFAVLLGDDLIDPRDPLLSRMIEVQQELGGSVVALMEVDPSQIHLYGCAAVKPNGLGEDVFRITDLVEKPDTAEAPSNYAVIGRYILDPAVFDVLRDTKPGRGGEIQLTDALRELAARDESAGGPVHGVLFKGRRYDTGDRADYLRAIVRLACEREDLGPEFRGWLREFVAGEMQG, from the coding sequence ATGACGAACACGAACGCCCGTAAGCCCGTCACCAAGGCCGTCGTTCCCGCGGCCGGCCTGGGGACCCGCTTCCTGCCGGCGACCAAGGCAACCCCCAAGGAGATGCTGCCGGTCGTCGACAAGCCGGCGATCCAGTACGTCGTCGAGGAGGCCGCCGCCGCCGGCCTGTCCGACATACTGATGGTCACCGGACGCAACAAGCGCGCCCTGGAGGACCACTTCGACCGGGCGTACGAGCTGGAGGAGCTGCTCACCCGCAAGGGCGACCACGACCGCCTGCGCCGCGTCCAGGAGTCGGTCCAGCTGGCCAACATGCACTACGTCCGCCAGGGCGACCCCAAGGGCCTCGGCCACGCCGTCTCGGTCGCCGAGCAGCACGTCGCCGGCCAGCCCTTCGCCGTCCTCCTCGGCGACGACCTGATCGACCCGCGCGACCCGCTGCTGTCCCGCATGATCGAGGTCCAGCAGGAGCTCGGCGGCTCGGTCGTCGCCCTCATGGAGGTCGACCCCTCGCAGATCCACCTCTACGGCTGCGCCGCCGTCAAGCCCAACGGGCTGGGCGAGGACGTCTTCCGGATCACCGACCTGGTGGAGAAGCCGGACACCGCCGAGGCGCCGTCCAACTACGCCGTCATCGGGCGCTACATCCTGGACCCGGCCGTCTTCGACGTGCTGCGCGACACCAAGCCCGGCCGCGGCGGCGAGATCCAGCTCACCGACGCGCTGCGCGAGCTGGCCGCCCGGGACGAGAGCGCCGGCGGCCCCGTCCACGGCGTCCTCTTCAAGGGCCGCCGCTACGACACGGGCGACCGCGCCGACTACCTCCGCGCTATCGTCCGACTGGCGTGCGAGCGCGAGGACCTCGGCCCGGAGTTCCGGGGCTGGCTCCGCGAGTTCGTCGCCGGCGAGATGCAGGGCTGA
- the glp gene encoding gephyrin-like molybdotransferase Glp: MTGKTDGCCGGAGAPASPRMWTVDEHLADVLSHMAPLPAIELPLLEAQGCRLAEDAVAEVDLPPFDNSSMDGYALRTADTARATGQYPSVLAVVGDIAAGAGELPKVGPGQAARIMTGAPVPPGAEAVAPVEWTDGGTGTGLAADSMGAQGGDRAADQEVRVLRPVGEGAHIRRRGSDVTAGDTVLTAGTVLGPTQLGLLAAIGRGTVRVRPRPRVVVLSTGSELVQPGEPIGPGQISDSNSFTLTAAARDAGAIAYRVGGVPDDAAVLRGVLEDQLGRADLIVTSGGVSVGAYDVVKEVFADYGGVDFRRLRMQPGKPQGFGRIGGADGVPLLTLPGNPVSAYISFELFVRPVIRTMLGAADVHRPVVRAVCTTALRSPAGRRQFLRGRYADGEVTPVGGEGSHLVGALARADCLITVPEDETALPAGSTVDVVLLAD; the protein is encoded by the coding sequence ATGACCGGGAAGACCGACGGCTGCTGTGGGGGCGCGGGCGCCCCGGCATCGCCCCGCATGTGGACGGTGGACGAGCACCTCGCCGACGTCCTCTCCCACATGGCGCCGCTCCCGGCCATCGAGCTCCCGCTGCTGGAGGCCCAGGGCTGCCGGCTCGCCGAGGACGCGGTCGCCGAGGTCGACCTGCCGCCCTTCGACAACAGCTCGATGGACGGCTACGCCCTGCGCACCGCCGACACCGCCCGCGCCACCGGGCAGTACCCGTCCGTCCTCGCGGTGGTCGGCGACATCGCGGCCGGCGCGGGCGAGCTGCCCAAGGTCGGGCCCGGGCAGGCCGCCCGGATCATGACCGGCGCCCCGGTCCCGCCCGGCGCCGAGGCGGTCGCCCCGGTCGAGTGGACCGACGGCGGCACCGGTACCGGTCTCGCCGCCGACTCCATGGGCGCCCAGGGCGGCGACCGGGCCGCGGACCAGGAGGTGCGGGTGCTCCGCCCGGTCGGCGAGGGCGCCCACATCCGCCGCCGCGGCAGCGACGTCACCGCCGGGGACACGGTGCTCACGGCCGGCACCGTGCTCGGACCGACCCAGCTCGGCCTGCTCGCCGCGATCGGCCGCGGCACGGTCAGGGTCCGCCCCCGCCCGCGGGTGGTGGTGCTCTCCACCGGCAGCGAGCTGGTCCAGCCCGGCGAGCCGATCGGGCCCGGGCAGATCTCCGACTCCAACAGCTTCACCCTCACCGCGGCCGCCCGGGACGCCGGCGCCATCGCCTACCGGGTCGGCGGGGTGCCCGACGACGCGGCGGTCCTGCGCGGCGTGCTGGAGGACCAGCTCGGCCGGGCCGACCTGATCGTCACCAGCGGCGGCGTCAGCGTCGGCGCGTACGACGTGGTCAAGGAGGTCTTCGCCGACTACGGCGGGGTGGACTTCCGGCGGCTGCGGATGCAGCCCGGCAAGCCGCAGGGCTTCGGCCGGATCGGCGGCGCGGACGGCGTCCCGCTGCTGACCCTGCCGGGCAACCCGGTGAGCGCGTACATCTCCTTCGAGCTGTTCGTCCGGCCGGTGATCCGGACCATGCTGGGCGCCGCCGACGTGCACCGGCCGGTGGTGCGGGCGGTGTGCACCACCGCGCTCCGGTCCCCGGCCGGCCGCCGGCAGTTCCTGCGCGGCCGGTACGCGGACGGCGAGGTCACCCCGGTCGGCGGCGAGGGCTCGCACCTGGTGGGCGCCCTGGCCCGGGCCGACTGCCTGATCACCGTGCCCGAGGACGAGACCGCGCTCCCGGCCGGCTCCACCGTGGACGTGGTCCTGCTGGCCGACTGA
- the moaC gene encoding cyclic pyranopterin monophosphate synthase MoaC, with product MELPVTDTPPGDRLTHVDDTGAARMVDVSEKATTVRTAVAAGRVRVAPKVVELLRGEGVPKGDALAVARIAGIMGAKKTPELVPLCHPIAISGVTVDLAVTDEAVEITATVRTADRTGVEMEALTAVAVAGLTVIDMVKAVDKGAAIEDVRVLSKTGGKSGDWQREA from the coding sequence ATGGAGCTACCCGTGACCGACACACCACCCGGCGACCGCCTCACCCACGTCGACGACACCGGCGCGGCCCGCATGGTCGACGTCTCCGAGAAGGCCACCACCGTTCGCACGGCGGTGGCCGCCGGACGCGTCCGGGTCGCGCCGAAGGTGGTCGAGCTGCTGCGCGGCGAGGGCGTCCCCAAGGGCGACGCCCTGGCTGTGGCCCGGATCGCCGGGATCATGGGGGCCAAGAAGACCCCCGAGCTGGTCCCGCTCTGCCACCCGATCGCCATCTCGGGCGTCACGGTCGACCTCGCGGTCACCGACGAGGCGGTGGAGATCACCGCCACCGTGCGGACCGCCGACCGGACCGGCGTCGAGATGGAGGCGCTGACCGCCGTCGCGGTCGCCGGGCTCACCGTGATCGACATGGTCAAGGCCGTGGACAAGGGCGCCGCCATCGAGGACGTCCGGGTGCTCAGCAAGACCGGCGGCAAGAGCGGCGACTGGCAGCGGGAGGCCTGA
- a CDS encoding MogA/MoaB family molybdenum cofactor biosynthesis protein, producing the protein MRALAVTVSNRASAGVYEDRGGPLLAAGLERMGFAVDGPRVVPDGDPVEAVLREAVAAGYDVVLTTGGTGISPMDLTPEMTARVIDRQVPGIAEAIRAYGREKVPTSALSRGLAGLAGRTLIVNLPGSTGGVKDGLAVLEPLLAHAVDQLGGGDHPRPAGAPAAPPSAPSEGRSH; encoded by the coding sequence ATGCGCGCGCTCGCCGTCACCGTCTCCAACCGGGCCTCCGCCGGGGTCTACGAGGACAGGGGCGGCCCGCTGCTGGCCGCCGGCCTGGAGCGGATGGGCTTCGCCGTCGACGGCCCCCGGGTCGTCCCGGACGGCGACCCGGTGGAGGCCGTCCTGCGCGAGGCCGTCGCCGCCGGGTACGACGTGGTCCTCACCACCGGCGGCACCGGCATCTCGCCGATGGACCTCACCCCGGAGATGACCGCCCGGGTGATCGACCGCCAGGTCCCCGGCATCGCCGAGGCCATCCGGGCGTACGGCCGGGAGAAGGTCCCGACCTCCGCCCTGTCGAGGGGCCTGGCCGGTCTGGCCGGCCGTACCCTGATCGTCAACCTGCCCGGGTCCACCGGCGGCGTCAAGGACGGCCTGGCGGTGCTGGAACCGCTGCTGGCGCACGCCGTCGACCAACTGGGCGGCGGTGACCACCCCCGCCCCGCCGGGGCGCCCGCCGCACCCCCTTCCGCGCCCTCCGAGGGGAGATCCCACTGA
- a CDS encoding GNAT family N-acetyltransferase: MNAGWPVELREGDVTLRPIRARDQRSWQEVSRRNRDWLRRWEATVPPAPVGRSSAARPTYRQMVRYLRGEASAGRMLPFVVLYQGRLVGQLTVGGITWGSMCSANVGYWIDEEVAGRGIMPTAVALAVEHCFRALGLHRIEVCVRPENGPSRRVAEKLGFREEGMRPRYLHIDGDWRDHLVYALTVEEVPEGMLNRWRAIRSGRSQSN, translated from the coding sequence CTGAACGCCGGCTGGCCGGTCGAACTGCGTGAGGGCGACGTCACGCTGCGGCCGATCCGTGCCCGCGACCAGCGGTCCTGGCAGGAGGTCAGCCGCCGCAACCGGGACTGGCTGCGGCGCTGGGAGGCCACCGTGCCCCCGGCCCCGGTCGGCCGGTCCTCGGCCGCCCGGCCGACCTACCGCCAGATGGTCCGCTACCTGCGCGGCGAGGCCTCGGCCGGCCGGATGCTGCCCTTCGTGGTGCTGTACCAGGGCCGGCTGGTCGGTCAGCTGACCGTCGGCGGGATCACCTGGGGCTCGATGTGCTCCGCCAACGTCGGCTACTGGATCGACGAGGAGGTCGCCGGGCGCGGCATCATGCCGACCGCGGTGGCGCTCGCGGTGGAGCACTGCTTCCGGGCCCTCGGCCTGCACCGGATCGAGGTCTGCGTCCGCCCGGAGAACGGGCCCAGCCGGCGGGTCGCGGAGAAACTCGGCTTCCGCGAGGAGGGAATGCGCCCCCGCTATCTCCACATCGACGGCGACTGGCGCGACCACCTGGTGTACGCGCTGACGGTGGAGGAGGTCCCGGAGGGGATGCTGAACCGCTGGCGGGCGATCAGGAGCGGGCGCTCGCAAAGTAATTGA